The window ACGATGTTTGCCGAATCGCCGAGCACGTAGACGCCGTCGATATCCGGTGCGGTGAGCTCCGGGGTGACGTCCACGCGCCCGCCGCGGCCCGTGGTGAGACCCGAGTCCGTGATGACCTGCCCCGCCTTGAGGCCGCCCGCCCACACGACGATCTGGCCGGGGATCTGCGAGTCGTCCGCGAGCGTGACACCGTCATCGCGGACTTCCGAGACTCCCGTGCCGAGGTGCAGCCGCACGCCAATGGCCTTCAGCCGCTCGGCCGTGTAGGCCTGCGACTGCTCGGAGAACGGAGCGAGCACCTTGGGAATCATGTCGACGAGATGAACCGTGCAGCGTCGGGCGAACTCGGGGGAGTAGTAGCCGGGATACACGTAGCGGATGTTCTCCGCGATCGCTCCGGCGGTCTCGACGCCCGTCGGCCCGCCACCGATGACGAGGACGTCGACCGCTGAATCCGGCTCGGGGGCCGCGGCGTTCATCTCTTCGTCGATCTTCGTGCCGAGCCGGATCGCGTCGGCCACCGAGTACAGCGGGAACGCCTGCTCTTCGGCACCTGTCGTGTTGAAGAAGTTGGGAACTGCTCCGGCGGCGATCACGAGGATCCTCGCGGAGAGGGATCGGCCCGAATCGGTGACCACGCTGCGCGCTTTCGCGTCGATCGAGGTCACAGTCTCGTGCAGCACCTTGACGCTCTTGTACCGGCGGAAGATCGACCGGATCGGGCGAGCGACCTCGGAGACGCCGATCTGCGAACTGGCCACCTGGTACAGCAGCGGCTGGAACTGATGGTAGGTGTTCTTGTCGATGAGGAGGACGTCGATGCCTTTGCGTCCCAGCTCTCGAGCGGTGCTGATTCCAGCGAAACCGCCTCCGACGATGATGACTTGATAGCTGTCCTTCATCTAGGGCACGATACTCCGGAGCCGTCCCGAAAGGGAGGGCTTGCATCCGGCACTCAGGGGCAGGCATCGTCGCGTGCCCGCGCGTTCGACTACGAGCGCCCTCGCAGCTGATCGATCTGCCGCCGCTCACGCTTGGTCGGTCGACCGGCGCCGCGGTCCCGCATTATCGCTGCCGGTGCGGCGATGCGCTCGGGTCGCGGCGGTGTCCTGTCGATCAGGCAGTCGGCGGCAACAGTCGCCGATACGCGCTTCGAGATGAGCTTCGTCACCGTCACCACGCGGTCGAACCCGGTGATGCGAATCCGCACTTCGTCGCCGACGTGCACCTTCAGCGCCGGCTTCGCGCGTTCCCCGTTCACTCGAACGTGCCCGCCGCGGCATGCCGTGGTCGCGGCAGAGCGGGTTTTCGCGAGACGCACCGCCCACAGCCAGCTGTCAACGCGCACGGCGCCCGTTTCGGCATCCATGCTTCGAGCCTACGTGCCCGCGCGTGTGAGCGCGTCGAGCACCGTTCCCGCGGTGAGCGCCGAGCCCGACGGATTCGGATGCAGCCGGTCGCCGACCAGGAACGACGCGGGTCCTGCTTCCGCAGCCAGGTACGCGGCATTCACGTCGATGAGCAGCACGTTCGTCCGTGGTGCGGCCCATGCGCGAACATCCTCGAGCACGCGCTTGTGCGCTTCGTGCCACTTGTCGAAGCGCGGGTTCTCGAGGATGACGGCGTAGCCGACGCTCGCCGGCCAGCGCTGCTCGACGGCGGCGAGGAGATTGCTGAACTCAGGACCGACCGCTCGCGGCTTGCGCACGTTGTTGAGCCCGTGGTTGATGATCAGGATGTCGGGCCGCTTCGGCAGGAGCGTGTCGATGTGCTCGAGAGAATATGCGGCGGTCTTGCCTGAGGCCGAACCGTTCCACACGATAAGCGGTGCGTTCGCGGCGTCGCTGTTCGCCGTGATCTCAGGATCGTACGCGTTCGACTCGAGGTTCCACGGGTGCTCCACGAGCGGCCGGTCGGTTTCCACAGCGAGGCGGCGGAAGGCGAGGTCGACCCACTCGCCCGGCTCGTTCCCGGTCGAATCGCCCGCGACCGCGATGACGAAGGGGTGATCCCGCTGATCGATGCGCTTCCACGCGTCGTCGAACGGAACGGACGCGACGACCGCCGTCGTCCCATGGTGCGGCGCCTGCTGTGCGACAGCCACGGGAGGAGCCTCGGTGGGCCGGAAGGCCGACACGACCACAGCGCCGACGGATGCTGCGGCGGCCAGGCTCAGCGCGAGCGCGGCAACGCGGATGCCGCGACGTCGACGTCGGGGCATCGATGCATCGCCGGTGGTGCTCGGGGCCATGCGTAAAACAGTAAACAGTGCAGGCTGCGACTCCTAATCGGCGCGCTACCCGTCTTCGGGGTACGACCGCCTGACCGGCGATGCGGGCCGGTCGCCCTTTGTAGACTGAAGGCGTGAGCCAAAAGCCGTCCTGGGAGGTCAGCGACCGAATCCTCACGATTCCGAACGTCCTCAGCTTCGTGAGGCTCGCGCTCGTGCCGGTATTCCTCGTGCTGCTCGTCGAGGGGCAGGATGTGCTCGCCCTCGTTGTGCTCGCCGTCTCGGGAATAACCGATTTCCTTGACGGGTTCCTCGCGCGCCGGCTCGACCAGGTCACGCGTCTCGGTCAGCTTCTCGACCCGGCGGCCGACCGGCTGTACATCTTCGCCGCTCTCCTCGGCCTCGGCTGGCGAGAGCTCATCCCGTTCTGGCTCGTCGTCGTCATCATCGCGCGCGACGTGATGCTTCTCGCGCTCGCCGTGCTCCTCGCCCGACACGGCGGAACGGCGCTCCCCGTCGTGAAGACGGGCAAGGCCGCGACGGCGGCGCTCTTCATCGGACTGCCGGTGCTCATGCTCGGCAGCGCCGTGCCGAGTGCGGGCTTCCTCGCGCTGCCGATCGGGCTCGGATTCTCCCTTCTCGGAGCCCTGCTGTACTGGGTCGCCGGAATCATCTACATTGTGCAGACCCGCCGGCTGATCACGAGGCGCCCTGTGCCCGGGGATGCATCTTCGGATACGCTGGAGAAGTGAGGAGAAACACGGTGCCATACCCCGATGACGAATACCCTGCCACCGGCGTCGTGATGCGCGGTTCCGCGCCAGATCAAGGCTCCGGCGGAGACTTCAACGACACGACGGTCGGTTACGGCGAAGACTTCAGCAAGGCGCTTGCCGGTCTCGCCGGTTCGACGACGCGTGAGGAGCAGGACGCCATCGCGGCTCTGCCTTCCGGATCGGCTCTCCTCATCGTTCGCCGTGGCCCCAATTCGGGGGCGCGGTTCCTTCTCGATTCCGACGTCACGACCGTCGGACGCCACCCGGACGCCGACATCTTCCTCGACGACGTGACCGTCTCCCGTCGCCATGCGGAGTTCCGGCGCAACGGCAGCACATTCGAGATCCACGATCTCCATTCGCTGAACGGCACGTACTTCGACGGCGCTCGCATCGACACCGCCCTCCTCTCCGACGGCGCTGAAGTGCAGGTCGGGAAGTATCGCCTCACCTTCTACGCCTCCCGCCGCGACCTCCGCGCGACGGGGCAGTAGTGGCGGCGAACGCAGCGAGGTCTTCTTCCGCCGCGCCTCAGCTCCTGAACATCGGGCAGGTCCTCGCGCGGCTGAGGGCGGATTTCCCCGACCTGTCGAGTTCGAAACTGCGGTTCCTCGAAGAGCAGGGACTCGTGTCGCCGGCCCGCACCCAGAGCGGTTATCGGAAGTTCTCGATGCGCGACGTCGAGCGGCTCCGTCTCACGCTGTCGATGCAGCGGGACCATTACCTGCCGCTCAAGGTGATACGCGCCTACCTCGCCGATCTCGACGCCGGCAAGTCGCCGGCCTTTCCCGGTCTCGCTGAAGGGGCGCCGACCCCGACGATCATTCCCGGCGGCAAGAGATACAAGCGCGCGGAGCTTCTGCGTGAGGCCAACGCCAGCCCCGGGCTGCTCGCCGACGCCATCTCGGCGTCGCTCATTCCGCCGGGCGACTCGTTCGCCGAAGACGCCCTCACGATGTTGAAGTCGCTCGTCTCTCTGCAGCGCTGCGGTATCGAGCCGCGACACTTGCGCGGCTTCCGCACTGCGGCGGATCGTGAAGTCGACCTGATCGAGAGCGCTCTGCTGCCGATGGCCCGGCGGAAGGATGCCGCGAGCCGCGCACGCGCCGCGGAACTCGCCGGTGACATCGCCGGCCACCTCGAGGCCGTGCGCAACAACCTCATTCGCGCAGCACTAGGCCGAATCTCACCCTAGGCTTAGACTGGTCGCAATGCCCTCGTGAAGCCCCGACTCCCGACACGCCGAAATGGTGAGCTCGATATCGGACACGAAGCGCAGTGCAGTCGATAGCGTAGGACACGCACACGGAATCGTGAGCAGAAGAGGAGAGGGACACCGATGAGCGAACTCAGCCGCGATGACAGCGCTCGGTACGACCTCGGACTCCTGTTCACGGACGGACTGCCCACTCTCGACAACGACTCCGGCTACCGTGGAGCCGTCGCGGCGCGCGCCGCAGGCATCACATACCGGCAGCTCGACTATTGGGCGCGCACGGGGCTCGTCGAGCCCACCGTGCGCGGCGCCTCCGGCTCGGGCACGCAGCGTCTGTATGGATTCCGCGACATCCTCGTGCTCAAGCTCGTGAAGAGGCTTCTCGACACGGGGATCTCGCTCCAGCAGATCCGCACGGCCGTGAACCAGCTCCGCGAAGCCGGAGTGCACGACCTCGCCCAGACGACGCTCATGAGCGACGGCGCGAGCGTCTACCTGTGCACCTCGAACGACGAGGTCATCGACCTCGTGAGCCGCGGCCAAGGCGTCTTCGGCATCGCTGTCGGCAAGGTGCTGCGGGAAGTGGAATCCACGCTCGTCGAGTTCGACCCGCAGGCGCCGGACCCCATGGACGAGCTCGCTGCTCGTCGCGCCGCCCGCAGCGCCTGACCAGCTACCGCTGAAAACTCACGCGGACGATTGCGTCTGCGCACGGCATTGCCGAGCGCGAGCCGATTACGGCTGAGCGGGCTCGATCGGAGCGTTCGGCCGGGCACCGTAGTCGGCGTACTCGCCCACCCGGCCGGTCCGCAGGACGCGTTCGAGGAGCTGGTCGAAGTAGTGAGCCATCTCCTGGGCGCTGTCGCCCGGCCAGATGTGCAGCGGTTTCGCCGCTCCCTGTGCCTGCTGGAGCGAGGTGCGCTCGGGAAGCTGCGGACTGAGCACGAGCGGACCGAACATGTCCCGAAGCTCCTTGATGCGGAATTGGTGCTCGAGTGACTGGTTGCGCACACGGTTGACGATGATCCCGAGCGGCTGCAAGCGAGGAGAGAGCCCGCGCCGGATCTCCTCGATCGCCCGCAGAGCGCGGTCCGCCGCGGCGACCGAGAACAGCCCCGGCTCGGTCACGACGCTGACGCGGTCGCTGGCCGCCCATGCGGTTCTCGTCAGAGCGTTGAGGGACGGAGCGCAGTCGATGAGCACGAGATCGTATTCGTTCTCGACGTGCGCGAGGGCCTCCTCGAGCTTCCAGATGTCACGAATCGACGGGTGCGGACCATCGAAGTTGATGGCGGAGGGGCTGCCGATCATGACATCGACCTTGCCCGGGTGCGTCGACGTCCAGCCGGAGGGTGCGATGGCCTGTCGGACCGTCTTCTCCTTCGGAGCCGCGAGCACGTCGGCGACATTGAGGTGGCCGGCGAGCGAGATGTCCATGCCCGTCGACACGTCCGACTGCGGGTCGAGATCGACGACGAGGGTGCGCACGCCCCTGGCGAAGGCCGCGGAAGCAAGTCCGAGACTCACGGTCGTCTTGCCGACGCCGCCCTTGAGGCTACTGACGCTTAATACGTGCACAGTCACATACGTTACCTTTAGGAGGGTTAGAGAACCTAAATGTTGGCTGAGCGGGCCTCGGCCGGAGAGAGGCTGCGGATGTTCCAGAAGATTCTCGTTGCCAACCGTGGCGAAATCGCGATTCGCGCGTTCAGAGCCGCATTTGAGCTTGGGGCACGAACCGTCGCTGTGTTCCCGTACGAGGATCGGAACTCACTGCACCGGCTGAAGGCCGACGAGGCCTACGAGATCGGCGAGCCTGGCCACCCCGTTCGCGCCTACCTTGACGTCGACGAGATCGTGAGAGTCGCCAAGGAGTCCGGAGCGGACGCGATCTACCCGGGTTACGGCTTCCTCTCCGAGAACCCGGAACTCGCCGAGAAGGCGGCCGCCGCGGGAATCACCTTCATCGGTCCGGGAAAGTCCGTGCTCGAGATGGCGGGGAACAAGGTGACCGCGAAGGAGCATGCGATCGCCGCTGGCGTTCCCGTTCTGCGCTCCACTCCGGCGTCGCGCGACATCGACGCTCTGCTCGAGGGCGCCGAAGAGGTCGGCTTCCCGCTGTTCGCGAAGGCGGTCGCCGGCGGTGGCGGACGTGGCATGCGGCGCGTGGAGAAGAAGGAAGAGCTCGCTCCCGCCCTCGCGGAGGCGATGCGCGAGGCCGACAGCGCGTTCGGCGACCCCACCATGTTCCTTGAGCAGGCGGTGCTTCGCCCTCGGCACATCGAAGTGCAGATTCTCGCGGATGCCGAAGGCAACACGATGCATCTCTTCGAACGTGACTGCTCCGTGCAGCGTCGCAACCAGAAGGTCATCGAGATTGCGCCGGCTCCGAACATCAGCGACGAACTGCGACAAGCGTTGTACCGCGACGCCGTCGCATTCGCGAAGTCGATCGGCTACGTCAACGCGGGAACGGTCGAGTTCCTGGTCGACACGGCAGGAGAGCGCGCCGGCGAGCACGTGTTCATCGAGATGAACCCCCGCATCCAGGTCGAGCACACGGTGACGGAGGAAGTCACGGATGTCGACCTCGTGCAGTCGCAAATGCGTATCGCGGCGGGGGAGACCCTTGCTCAGCTCGGCCTCTCGCAGGACACCGTGAGTCTTCGCGGCGCTGCTCTGCAGTGCCGCATCACGACGGAAGACCCCACACAGGGCTTCCGTCCCGACACGGGAAAGATCACAACGTACCGCTCGCCCGGCGGAAGCGGCATCCGTCTCGACGGCGGAACGATCAACCCCGGAGCGCAGATCAGCCCGCACTTCGATTCGATGCTGGCGAAGATGACGTGCCGCGGCCGCGACTTCCCGGCAGCGGTGGCGCGCGCCCGCCGCGGGCTCGCCGAGTTCCGCATCCGCGGCGTCGCCACGAACATCCCGTTCATCCAGGGCGTCCTCGACGACCCTGCGTTCCTCGCCGGCGACCTCAGCACCTCGTTCATCGCAGAACGGCCGGAGCTGCTGCAGGGTCGCGTGTCGAAGGACCGCGGCACGAAGATCATGAACTGGCTCGCGGACGTCACCGTCAACCAGCCGAACGGCGCCCGCCCCGCCGGCGTGCACCCCACTGAGAAGCTCCGCGTACTCGACGTGTCGCAGCCGGCCCCGGACGGATCCCGTCAGCGGCTGCTCGAGCTGGGCCCGAGGGGATTCGCCGCCGCGCTGCGCGAGCAGACGGCTCTGGCCGTCACCGACACGACGTTCCGGGACGCCCACCAGTCCCTGCTCGCGACACGAGTGCGCACGCGTGAACTGCTCCAGGTCGCGCCGTACGTGGCCCGCCTCACCCCGGAGCTGCTCTCGGTCGAGGCCTGGGGAGGCGCCACGTACGATGCGGCGCTCCGCTTCCTGGGGGAAGACCCGTGGGAACGGCTCGAACGACTCCGCGAAGCCCTCCCGAACGTTGCGATCCAGATGCTTCTGCGCGGACGCAACACCGTCGGCTACACCCCCTACCCGACACGTGTCACCGACGCGTTCGTGCAGGAGGCCACACGCACGGGCGTCGACATCTTCCGAATCTTCGACGCCCTCAACGACGTCGAGCAGATGAGACCCGCCATCGAGTCGGTGCTCGCGACCGGCACTGCTGTCGCGGAAGTCGCCGTGTGCTACACGGGCGACCTGCTCGATCCAGCCGAAAACCTCTACACTCTCGACTACTACCTGAACCTCGCCGAGCAGATCGTGGACGCGGGGGCTCACATCCTCGCGATCAAGGACATGGCCGGCCTGCTGCGGCCAGCGGCAGCGGCGCGACTCGTGTCGGCGCTGCGCGAGCGGTTCGATCTGCCCGTGCACGTGCACACGCACGACACGGCGGGCGGGCAGCTCGCGACGCTGCTCGCCGCCGCGCAAGCCGGAGCGGACGCTGTCGACGTCGCATCGGCGCCCATGTCGGGCACAACGAGCCAGCCCTCGGCATCCGCTCTCGTCGCCGCTCTCGCGCACACGGAGCGTGACACGGGGCTCTCGCTCAAAAACGTCACCGACCTCGAGCCGTACTGGGAAGCAGTTCGCCACCTGTACCGTCCGTTCGAGTCCGGACTGCCGGGCCCGACTGGCCGCGTCTACAAGCACGAGATCCCCGGCGGACAGCTCTCGAACCTGCGTCAGCAGGCGATAGCGCTCGGACTCGAGAACGACTTCGAGCTCATCGAGGACATGTACGAGGCGGCCAACCGCATCCTCGGCCGCGTGCCGAAGGTGACGCCGTCGTCGAAGGTCGTCGGCGACCTCGCGCTGCATCTCGCCGCGGTCCGGGCCGACCCCGACGACTTCGCCGAGAACCCCGACAAGTACGACATCCCCGACTCGGTTATCGGATTCATGGCGGGCGAGCTCGGTGACCTGCCCGGAGGATGGCCTGAGCCGTTCCGGAGCAAGGTGCTCGACGGCAAGCACGTGGACATCTCGCTCAAACCGCTCACGGATGCCGATGAGGCCGCGCTTGCCGGATCAAGCGCGGAGCGCCGCGCGGCGCTCAACCGCCTGCTCTTCCCCGCGCCAACCCACCAGTTCGAGCAGATGCGGGAGCTGTTCGGCGACCTCTCCGTCGTCGACACCGCCGACTACCTGTACGGACTCGAGCAGGGCCGTGAAACGTACGTGGAGATCGACAAGGGCGTACGGCTCTACGTCGGGCTCGAAGCCATCGGCGAGCCCGACGACAAGGGAATGCGCACCGTCATGGCGGTTCTCAACGGGCAGCTCCGCCCCGTGTTCGTACGTGACCGCTCGGTGAGCGTCGAGACGAAGGCCGCCGAGAAGGCAGACACGAGCAAGCCGGGCCAGGTCGCCGCCCCGTTCTCGGGCGTCGTGACCCTCAAGGTCAACGAAGGCGACTCGATCGAGGCGGGACAGGCCGTCGCTTCCATCGAGGCGATGAAGATGGAAGCGGCGATCACAAGCCCCGTGGCCGGCACGATCGAGCGCCTCGCCATCAACTCGCCGCAGCAAGTGGAAGCGGGAGACCTGCTCGTCGTCGTGACGGCGGCCAGCTGACGCCGGCGCGCCCGCCCGGCGCTTGTTGACTAAACTGGGCGTTGACGCCGCGTGACCGCGTGCCCGTTCCAAAGGAGCCCCCACTCGTGCCCAAGAAGCAAGACGGCACCGTGCCGGCAGCCGATTCAGACGAACTCGAGCCCACGCCGACACCGCAGCCGACAATCCCGACGACCACGATCAGCGTGACCATTCCCACGGTCAACGAGGACGAGGAGCTCGATGATGACGACGTCATCCTCGATGACGTCGCGGTAGACCCGGCCGCGGCGACGATTCCGGCGGCCGGGACTCGCGCCGATGATGCGGAGAGCCCCGCGACGGAGCCGGCCCCTGCCGAATCGGCGCCCGATGAAATCGAAGACGCCGACGCAGACCCGACGGGGGAGGCCGTCGAGCCCGCCGAGCAGACCGACGTCGACGATCGCGGCCCAGAGCCGGCATCCGCTCCCGACACCAGCACGGCGCCGTCGAGCGCCGGCGCTCCCACGCAGATCGCCGCCGTGGTCGCCACGGTGGCTGAGGAGCGAGAGGATGCCGCTGCGCCGCAGAGCGTGAGCGCCCGACGCTTCCAGACCGGCGGCCCGGAGCCGGCCGCGACGCTCACCGCCGACCGACTGCTCGCCCAGCGTGCCGCGAAACGCACGGTGCCGGACGGCACCCTGCAGCGAGCGGTGTACTTCGGCACCGGTCGACTCGTCAACCTCGGCGACGCCCGGAAATCGCGGGCGCACAAGGAACTGACCCGCCGAATCGCGAAGCCGTTCGCCGGAAGCGCGCGGTTCGTGCCCGTGCTTTCGCGCAAGGGCGGTGTGGGAAAGACGACCGTCTCCGTGCTGCTCGGCATGGCACTCGCCGATGCGCGCGATGACCGCATCATCGCCATCGACGCGAACCCGGATCGCGGCACGCTCGCCGACCGCATCGGCGGAGAGCACGAGCACACGGTTCGCGATGCCATCCGTCGGCACGACGAGATCACCGGATACACGGAGTTCTCCACGCTCGTCGCGCGGGATGAAACGCGACTCGACGTTCTCGCCTCAGACGCGGACCCGCACGTGTCAGCGGCGTTCGACGACAAGGACTATGAGCAGGTCGCCGAACTTGCGGCCCGCTATTACTCCATGGTCCTCACCGACTGCGGAACCGGAATCGTGCACGAGGTGATGGCTGCGACGCTTGATCGCGCGGACAGCATCGTCATCGTCTCCGGTGCGAGCATCGACGAGGCGCGACTGGCCTCCGAGACCATCTCGTGGCTCGAGGCCAACGGACACGACGCGCTCGCGAAGAACGCGGTCGTGGCTCTGAACATCCCGACGCAAGCTCGGCACCTCGTGAAACTCGACGAAGTGGAGGCGCACTTCCGATCGCGCGTTCGCGGCGTCGTGCGGATCCCGTTCGATCCCGCCCTCGCGGCCGGTTCGACAGTCGAGTTCGCCCACTTGAAGCCGGCAACCCGGGCGGCGGCGCGGGAGCTCGCGGCATCCGTCGTCGAAGGACTGCCCACACAGCGGCCGGTGACGGCATAACAGCGGAGAAACGATGACAGAACGCCCGATCCGTCTCTTCGGAGACCCCATCCTCAAGACCAGCTGCGACGCGGTCGCTCACATTGACGACCACGTGCGCGCCCTCGTCACGGATCTCGTGGACTCCGTTCAAGTTCCCGGGCGCGCGGGAGTGGCCGCGAACCAGATCGGCGTCGGTCTCCGCGTGTTCAGCTACAACGTCGACGACACCGTCGGATACGTCATCAACCCCGTGCTCGCGGAAGTGCGCGGTGAGAAGGAGCTCGTGGACGAGGGATGCCTGTCGGTGCCGGAGCAGTGGCACCCCACCCCTCGCTACCCGTACGCACGCGTCACGGGCATCGACCTCGACGGCAACCCGGTCGTCGTCGAAGGCACCGGAGTGCTGGCGCAGGCGCTCCAGCATGAGACGGATCATCTCGACGGGCTCGTGTACCTCGACCGGCTCGAGAAGGAAGAGCGGCGCACCGCGATGAAACAGGTGCGCGAGTCGTCCTGGTTCTGAGCGGCCTGACCTCTCACTGATGCGACAGAAGCGGGCGGCTCCAACGAGCCGCCCGCTTCACTGTCGCGGCGAAGCCTACGCCAGCGAGAGTCCCTGCGTCGGCTGAGACGTCGAGTACATGCGCGTGATCGTGTCGGCGAAGTCGTCGAGGATGACGCTCCGCTTGATGCTGAGCTTCGGCGTGAGGTGCCCCGAAGCCTCCGTGAACTCCACGTCGAGGATCTCGAACTTCCGAATCGACTCGGCGCGCGATACTCGCGAGTTCGCCTGGTCGACGGCCCGCTGCACCTCGGCGATGACGGCGGGGTTCTTCGCCGCCTCCGCGAGAGAGAGCCCCCGGTCCTGCCCGTTGTTCTCCAGCCAGACAGGCAGCATCTCGGGATCGAGCGTGACGAGCGCCGAGATGAACGGCTTCTGATCGCCGACGACGACGATCTGCCCGACGATGGTGTTGGCGCGAACCGGGTCTTCCAGGACCGCGGGAGCGACGTTCTTGCCGCCGGCCGTGACGATGATCTCCTTCTTGCGGCCCGTGATCGTGAGGAAGCCGTCCTCGTCGAGCGACCCGATGTCTCCCGTGCAGAACCACTCGCCGTCGAATGCGGCCGCGGTGGCCTCGGGGTTGTTCCAATACTCCTTGAACACGTCGATGCCTTTGACCTGGATCTCCCCGTCCTCCGCGATGCGCACGCTCACACCGGGCAGTACCGGGCCGACCGTGCCGATCTTGGAGGTGCTGGGCAGGTTCACGGTCGCCGGGGCGGTTGTCTCCGTGAGACCGTAGCCCTCGAGGATCACAATGCCGAGGCTGTGGAAGAAGTGACCGAGGTGCTCGCCGAGCGGGGCGGATCCGGAGACCGCGTACTTTACGTTCCCGCCCATGGCGGCCCGCAGCTTGCCGTAGACGAGCATGTCGAACAGCCGATACTTGACCTTCATGCCGAACGGAATCGACCCGGCCGCTTGCGCCTTGCTGTAGGCGACGGCCGTTTCCGCGGCGGCTCGGAAGATCTTGCCCTTGCCGCCCGCTTCGGCCTTCTGCTCCGCCGAGTTGTAGACCTTCTCGAACACTCGCGGGACCGCGAGAAGGAAGGTCGGCTTGAACGAGCCGAGCGACTCGAGAAGCTTGCTCGTGTCGGGCTGGTGGCCGACCTTGACGCCCGCGTGCACGGCCAAGACGGAGATGAACCGCGCGAACACGTGTGCAAGGGTGATGAACAGCAGCGTGGAGGCGCCTGGCTGCACGACTTCCTTGAGCGCAACAGCGGAGTTGCGGGAGAGCTCGACGAAGTTGGAGTGCGTCAGAACACAGCCCTTCGGCGTTCCCATGGATCCCGACGTGTAGATGAGCGTCGCCATGTCCTCGCCGGTCGCGAGGCTTCGCCGCCGTTCGATCTCCTCGTCGGGAACCTTCCCGCCCGACGACGAGAGCTTGTCGATGTCGCCGAGGTTGATCTGCCACACCTTGTCGATCGCGGGAAGATCGGCGTGCACTTCGTCGAAGCGGGAGAAGTTGTCCGCGGTCTCCACGATCATTGCAACGGCCCCTGAGTCGCTCAGGTTCCATTGGATCTGCGACGGGGCGCTCGTCTCGTAGACGGGCACGAGGATTGCGCCGGCAAACCAGACGGCGAAATCGATCAAGGTCCACTCGTAGCGGGTCTTGCACATGAAGCCGATCTTGTCGCCGGGCTGGATTCCCGCGGCCACGAGGCCCTTGGCGAGAGCGACCACTTGCGCGTGGAACTCGGCCGCCGTGACGTCAACCCATTCCCCTGAGCGCGGCACGGAGAACAGCGCATCGTTCGGAGTCGCTCGCACACGCTCGACCAGCAGGTCGGTCGCGTTGGCGGTGGGGTCCGCGGGGACGACGGCGGGGACGGATTGGAAATCCACGATAGCTCCTTCGATACGTGGTCGGGTTCGGCTTCCTCTACTCTAAAGTGAGGACCTCGATCGGACCTCTCCGATGCCGGAGCGGTCGAGGGTTTCACTACACTCAAGAGGGGTCTGCCGCCGGTTCTTTGTGGGAATCGTCAGTTCGACCGAGATCATCATCTGCGGAGGTTTCAACGTGCACGCCATCGGAATCGACATCGGCGGAACCAAGATCGCCGGAGCGGTCGTCGACGACGAAGGTGA of the Paramicrobacterium humi genome contains:
- a CDS encoding NAD(P)/FAD-dependent oxidoreductase; the protein is MKDSYQVIIVGGGFAGISTARELGRKGIDVLLIDKNTYHQFQPLLYQVASSQIGVSEVARPIRSIFRRYKSVKVLHETVTSIDAKARSVVTDSGRSLSARILVIAAGAVPNFFNTTGAEEQAFPLYSVADAIRLGTKIDEEMNAAAPEPDSAVDVLVIGGGPTGVETAGAIAENIRYVYPGYYSPEFARRCTVHLVDMIPKVLAPFSEQSQAYTAERLKAIGVRLHLGTGVSEVRDDGVTLADDSQIPGQIVVWAGGLKAGQVITDSGLTTGRGGRVDVTPELTAPDIDGVYVLGDSANIVDARGDHLPQLGSVAQQSGKWAAKNIIADLQGLPRTPFGYVDKGYMAMIGRGAAVAEIGRRRIRMKGFFAYMAWLLVHVALLSGTRQKVGAVVSWTQNYLTNNRSHVVLDPQN
- a CDS encoding RNA-binding S4 domain-containing protein, translated to MDAETGAVRVDSWLWAVRLAKTRSAATTACRGGHVRVNGERAKPALKVHVGDEVRIRITGFDRVVTVTKLISKRVSATVAADCLIDRTPPRPERIAAPAAIMRDRGAGRPTKRERRQIDQLRGRS
- a CDS encoding SGNH/GDSL hydrolase family protein — encoded protein: MAPSTTGDASMPRRRRRGIRVAALALSLAAAASVGAVVVSAFRPTEAPPVAVAQQAPHHGTTAVVASVPFDDAWKRIDQRDHPFVIAVAGDSTGNEPGEWVDLAFRRLAVETDRPLVEHPWNLESNAYDPEITANSDAANAPLIVWNGSASGKTAAYSLEHIDTLLPKRPDILIINHGLNNVRKPRAVGPEFSNLLAAVEQRWPASVGYAVILENPRFDKWHEAHKRVLEDVRAWAAPRTNVLLIDVNAAYLAAEAGPASFLVGDRLHPNPSGSALTAGTVLDALTRAGT
- a CDS encoding CDP-alcohol phosphatidyltransferase family protein, coding for MSQKPSWEVSDRILTIPNVLSFVRLALVPVFLVLLVEGQDVLALVVLAVSGITDFLDGFLARRLDQVTRLGQLLDPAADRLYIFAALLGLGWRELIPFWLVVVIIARDVMLLALAVLLARHGGTALPVVKTGKAATAALFIGLPVLMLGSAVPSAGFLALPIGLGFSLLGALLYWVAGIIYIVQTRRLITRRPVPGDASSDTLEK
- a CDS encoding FHA domain-containing protein, which translates into the protein MRGSAPDQGSGGDFNDTTVGYGEDFSKALAGLAGSTTREEQDAIAALPSGSALLIVRRGPNSGARFLLDSDVTTVGRHPDADIFLDDVTVSRRHAEFRRNGSTFEIHDLHSLNGTYFDGARIDTALLSDGAEVQVGKYRLTFYASRRDLRATGQ
- the ftsR gene encoding transcriptional regulator FtsR; this encodes MAANAARSSSAAPQLLNIGQVLARLRADFPDLSSSKLRFLEEQGLVSPARTQSGYRKFSMRDVERLRLTLSMQRDHYLPLKVIRAYLADLDAGKSPAFPGLAEGAPTPTIIPGGKRYKRAELLREANASPGLLADAISASLIPPGDSFAEDALTMLKSLVSLQRCGIEPRHLRGFRTAADREVDLIESALLPMARRKDAASRARAAELAGDIAGHLEAVRNNLIRAALGRISP
- a CDS encoding MerR family transcriptional regulator — encoded protein: MSELSRDDSARYDLGLLFTDGLPTLDNDSGYRGAVAARAAGITYRQLDYWARTGLVEPTVRGASGSGTQRLYGFRDILVLKLVKRLLDTGISLQQIRTAVNQLREAGVHDLAQTTLMSDGASVYLCTSNDEVIDLVSRGQGVFGIAVGKVLREVESTLVEFDPQAPDPMDELAARRAARSA
- a CDS encoding ParA family protein, with amino-acid sequence MHVLSVSSLKGGVGKTTVSLGLASAAFARGVRTLVVDLDPQSDVSTGMDISLAGHLNVADVLAAPKEKTVRQAIAPSGWTSTHPGKVDVMIGSPSAINFDGPHPSIRDIWKLEEALAHVENEYDLVLIDCAPSLNALTRTAWAASDRVSVVTEPGLFSVAAADRALRAIEEIRRGLSPRLQPLGIIVNRVRNQSLEHQFRIKELRDMFGPLVLSPQLPERTSLQQAQGAAKPLHIWPGDSAQEMAHYFDQLLERVLRTGRVGEYADYGARPNAPIEPAQP